The window CGATCCACAAGTCCCGCGAGAGCATCGCAGAGCTATTCAACGAACGGTTCGATCCCGACGAGCCGTTGGAGACGGCCGAAGAACTCACCCACTTCGCCCGCGAGAAACTGGGCGAGCAGATCATCAACGCGGAGGTCGGCCTCACCGGCGCGAACTTCATCGCGGCCGATACCGGGACGATGGCACTAGTCACTAGCGAGGGCAACGCCCGCAAGACGGTGGCCGCGACAGACACGCACGTCGCCGTCGCTGGCGTCGAGAAGGTCATTCCGACGGTCGCAGACCTCCATCCGTTCATCGAACTTATCGGTCGGTCGGGCACTGGGCAGGATATCACGTCGTACGTCTCGCTATTGACGCCACCGGTTGACACGCCGGTCGTCGATTTCACCGACGACGAAACGCCGCTGTCGGAATTCGATTCCGACCGTGACTTCCACCTCGTACTCATCGACAACGGTCGGCTGGACATGCGGGACGACGAACACCTCCGGGAGACGCTTTACTGCATCCGGTGTTCTGCCTGTTCGAACTCCTGTGCGAACTTCCAGAGCGTCGGCGGCCACGCGTTCGGCGGAGAGACGTATTCGGGTGGCATTGCGACCGGGTGGGAAGCCGGCATCGAAGGGCTAGACGTGGCCGAGGAGTTCAACGACCTCTGTACCGGGTGTACGCGCTGTGTAAACGCCTGCCCGGTCGGCATCGACATCCCTTGGATCAACACGGTCGTCCGCGACCGCATCAACCGCGGCAAAGACACGCCCGGGGACTGGCTCGTCGACGGCCTCACGCCCGACGAAGAAGACGATGGTGCGCCCCTGCAAAAACGCTTTTTCGGCAACTTCGAGACCGTCGCAAAGCTCGGGAGCGCCACTGCGCCCGTGTCGAACTGGCTTGCCGACACCGGCGTCTCGCGGCAGGTCATGGAGCGAGTGCTTGGCATCGACCCACGACGGGACCTGCCGGCGTTCGAGCGAGAGACGCTCGTCGATTGGGCCGCTGCCCGTGACTCACAGGTGGACGACCCCGAACGCCGGGCGGTGCTCTATCCGGACCTGTACACGAACCATGTGCAGGTCGAGCGTGGCAAAGCCGCCGTGAAGGTGCTCGAATCGCTGGGCGTCGACGT is drawn from Haloarcula sp. CBA1129 and contains these coding sequences:
- a CDS encoding LUD domain-containing protein, coding for MATADELRELMRTEGAAIAENTQGFNAGRYDSVGDLEDYEALKQAARSIKEDAIAELPDLLDQLTETIEANGGTVYIADDAADANEYIRNVVDDRAADRVVKSKSMTSEEIEVNDALEADGVDVVETDLGEWVLQVADEAPSHIVAPAIHKSRESIAELFNERFDPDEPLETAEELTHFAREKLGEQIINAEVGLTGANFIAADTGTMALVTSEGNARKTVAATDTHVAVAGVEKVIPTVADLHPFIELIGRSGTGQDITSYVSLLTPPVDTPVVDFTDDETPLSEFDSDRDFHLVLIDNGRLDMRDDEHLRETLYCIRCSACSNSCANFQSVGGHAFGGETYSGGIATGWEAGIEGLDVAEEFNDLCTGCTRCVNACPVGIDIPWINTVVRDRINRGKDTPGDWLVDGLTPDEEDDGAPLQKRFFGNFETVAKLGSATAPVSNWLADTGVSRQVMERVLGIDPRRDLPAFERETLVDWAAARDSQVDDPERRAVLYPDLYTNHVQVERGKAAVKVLESLGVDVVVPPAPSSGRAPLSQGMVATATDHAERVTEALEPYTADGRDVVVIEPSDHAMFTREYERLLDESAFTDIAENSYEVFEYVFGLLDNGASIEALSTVAGAEIAYHSHCQQRTLGLEAHTVAVLEECGYDVVTSDVECCGMAGSFGYKSDYYELSMDVGDRLRTQLRDDGVQNRPVVASGTSCLEQIDALLERQPRHPIELLAT